The following proteins come from a genomic window of Phacochoerus africanus isolate WHEZ1 chromosome 9, ROS_Pafr_v1, whole genome shotgun sequence:
- the SRF gene encoding serum response factor: MLPSQAGAAAALGRGSALGGSLNRTPTGRPGGGGGGTRGANGGRVPGNGAGLGPGRLEREAAAAATTTPAPTAGALYSGSEGDSESGEEEELGAERRGLKRSLSEMELGVVVGGPEAAAAATGGYGPVSGAVSGAKPGKKTRGRVKIKMEFIDNKLRRYTTFSKRKTGIMKKAYELSTLTGTQVLLLVASETGHVYTFATRKLQPMITSETGKALIQTCLNSPDSPPRSDPTTDQRMSATGFEETDLTYQVSESDSSGETKDTPKPAFTITNLPGTTSTIQTAPSTSTTMQVSSGPSFPITNYLAPVSASVSPSAVSSANGTVLKSTGSGPVSSGSLMQLPTSFTLMPGGAVAQQVPVQAIQVHQAPQQASPSRDSSTDLTQTSSSGTVTLPATIMTSSVPTTVGGHMMYPSPHAVMYAPTSGLADGSLTVLNAFSQAPSTMQVSHSQVQEQGGVPQVFLTAPSGTVQIPVSAVQLHQMAVIGQQAGSSSNLTELQVVNLDAAHSTKSD, from the exons ATGTTACCGAGCCAAGCTGGAGCCGCGGCGGCGCTGGGCCGGGGCTCGGCCCTGGGGGGCAGCCTGAACCGGACCCCGACGGGGCGGCCGGGCGGTGGAGGCGGCGGGACTCGCGGGGCTAACGGGGGCCGGGTCCCCGGGAACGGCGCGGGACTCGGGCCGGGCCGCCTCGAGCGGGAGGCTGCAGCAGCAGCGACAACCACCCCGGCGCCCACCGCGGGGGCCCTCTACAGCGGCAGCGAGGGCGACTCCGAGTCGggcgaggaggaggagctgggcgcGGAGCGGCGCGGCCTGAAGCGGAGCCTGAGCGAGATGGAGCTCGGCGTGGTGGTCGGTGGGcccgaggcggcggcggcggccaccGGGGGCTACGGGCCGGTGAGCGGCGCGGTGAGCGGGGCCAAGCCGGGTAAGAAGACTCGGGGCCGCGTGAAGATCAAGATGGAGTTCATCGACAACAAGCTGCGGCGCTACACGACCTTCAGCAAGAGGAAGACGGGCATCATGAAGAAG GCCTATGAGCTGTCCACGCTGACAGGGACACAGGTGCTGTTGCTGGTGGCCAGTGAGACAGGCCATGTGTATACCTTTGCCACCCGCAAACTGCAGCCCATGATCACCAGTGAGACTGGCAAGGCACTGATTCAGACCTGCCTCAACTCGCCAGACTCTCCACCCCGCTCAGACCCTACCACAGACCAGAGAATGAGTGCCACGGGCTTTGAAGAGACAGACCTCACCTACCAGGTGTCGGAGTCCGACAGCAGTGGGGAGACCAAG GATACACCGAAACCTGCGTTTACCATCACCAACCTGCCGGGTACCACCTCCACCATCCAGACAGCACCCAGCACCTCTACCACCATGCAAGTCAGCAGCGGCCCCTCCTTTCCCATCACCAACTACCTGGCACCAGTGTCTGCTAGTGTCAGCCCCAGCGCTGTCAGCAGTGCCAACGGAACTGTGCTGAAGAGTACGGGCAGCGGCCCCGTTTCCTCCGGGAGCCTCATGCAGCTGCCTACTAGCTTCACCCTCATGCCTG GTGGGGCAGTGGCCCAGCAGGTCCCAGTGCAGGCCATACAGGTGCACCAGGCCCCACAGCAAGCGTCTCCCTCTCGCGACAGCAGCACAGACCTCACGCAGACCTCCTCCAGCGGGACAG TGACACTGCCCGCCACCATCATGACGTCGTCCGTGCCCACCACTGTGGGCGGCCACATGATGTACCCCAGCCCCCACGCGGTGATGTATGCACCCACCTCGGGCCTGGCTGATGGCAGCCTCACCGTGCTCAATGCCTTCTCCCAGGCACCATCCACCATGCAGGTGTCCCACAGCCAGGTCCAGGAGCAAG GTGGCGTCCCCCAGGTATTCCTGACAGCGCCATCTGGGACAGTGCAGATCCCCGTCTCGGCGGTTCAGCTTCACCAG ATGGCTGTGATAGGGCAGCAGGCCGGGAGCAGCAGCAACCTCACCGAATTACAGGTGGTAAACCTGGACGCCGCCCACAGCACCAAGAGTGACTGA